Proteins encoded in a region of the Sugiyamaella lignohabitans strain CBS 10342 chromosome B, complete sequence genome:
- the IFM1 gene encoding translation initiation factor 2 (Mitochondrial translation initiation factor 2; GO_component: GO:0005622 - intracellular [Evidence IEA]; GO_component: GO:0005739 - mitochondrion [Evidence IEA,IEA]; GO_component: GO:0005739 - mitochondrion [Evidence IDA] [PMID 11914276]; GO_component: GO:0005739 - mitochondrion [Evidence IDA] [PMID 14576278]; GO_component: GO:0005739 - mitochondrion [Evidence IDA] [PMID 16823961]; GO_component: GO:0005739 - mitochondrion [Evidence IMP] [PMID 1935960]; GO_function: GO:0005525 - GTP binding [Evidence IEA,IEA]; GO_function: GO:0003924 - GTPase activity [Evidence IEA]; GO_function: GO:0003924 - GTPase activity [Evidence IDA] [PMID 12729623]; GO_function: GO:0000166 - nucleotide binding [Evidence IEA]; GO_function: GO:0000049 - tRNA binding [Evidence IDA] [PMID 12729623]; GO_function: GO:0003743 - translation initiation factor activity [Evidence IEA,IEA]; GO_function: GO:0003743 - translation initiation factor activity [Evidence IDA] [PMID 15935987]; GO_function: GO:0003743 - translation initiation factor activity [Evidence ISA] [PMID 1935960]; GO_process: GO:0006184 - GTP catabolic process [Evidence IEA]; GO_process: GO:0032543 - mitochondrial translation [Evidence IMP] [PMID 1935960]; GO_process: GO:0070124 - mitochondrial translational initiation [Evidence IC] [PMID 15935987]; GO_process: GO:0006412 - translation [Evidence IEA]; GO_process: GO:0006413 - translational initiation [Evidence IEA,IEA]; GO_process: GO:0006413 - translational initiation [Evidence ISA] [PMID 1935960]), whose product MTSRPNGVWKLATSCPRAIGSFGSHVQCKKFSTGIVLQSEKKPAGGVFAGIMAAGMAARTSRVPGVKPAASLDQALLGRQSVQKNRTGEKSQRANGSESGAGAGAGAGAGSGRNGGVRGGSKPGQMQNQKPKTRSQNQRGGQYNSQNMNQARGPGQNQDQNHRQSQNQARNQAQSQAQVRSQSQAQSHARAQTQAQAQIQAQTQARSNNRGNSQPPVAPKPMVAKPPPPKKVKEVSFKKPVIALPKFVTVTNFADILKLRFTDLQKRMKALGFEDVNHDFIIDEETAHLIADELGYEVVINEIQGADLFAAPLPEDMSGVPLRPPIVTIMGHVDHGKTTVLDYLRKSSVAASEHGGITQHIGAFSVKMVNTKREICFLDTPGHAAFLNMRQRGANITDIVILIVAADDSVMPQTKEAIKHAKAANVPVIVAINKIDRPDADAEKVLSDLAANGVEIEDYGGDTQTVRVSGKTGQGIDKLEEAILTLSEVLDIRSPPDGKVEGWIIESQMKKGLGSVATVLVRRGTLKPGSVIVAGTKYCKVRMIKNDQGKVVKSAGPGTPVEVLGWKELPEAGDEVLEAESEQLAKQVVENRIARADQIKESQDILAINEKRRQMHLNQLKEQEREERLKLGLPLEEKMAEQDAEAAEKGSEKINFIIKADVSGSAEAVKDSIEGLGNEDIQASVLYSGVGDVTESDVTRAQTSNAVILTFNVKAPREVMAAASKAKVELMSHTIIYRLLEEVSTMLGSKLKPDIKHKVLGEASIREVFSISTKKSKPLLIAGCKVTNGILTRKSPVKVLRNGKVVYTGAFTSMKHHKDEVKEAKKDSECGISFENWDDFKEGDSIQTFEEIIVPRHL is encoded by the coding sequence ATGACGAGTAGGCCAAATGGTGTATGGAAGCTGGCTACTAGCTGTCCGAGGGCCATTGGTTCTTTTGGATCCCATGTACAGTGTAAAAAGTTTTCCACCGGTATAGTTCTACAGAGTGAAAAGAAGCCAGCTGGAGGTGTTTTTGCGGGAATAATGGCAGCAGGTATGGCTGCTAGAACTTCCAGAGTCCCTGGTGTTAAACCTGCTGCGTCATTGGATCAGGCTCTGCTAGGAAGACAATcagttcaaaaaaatagaacGGGCGAGAAAAGCCAGCGTGCAAATGGCTCTGaatctggtgctggtgctggtgctggtgctggtgctgggtCCGGTCGAAATGGTGGGGTCAGAGGGGGTTCAAAACCTGGACAAatgcaaaatcaaaaaccaaaaacacGTTCTCAGAATCAAAGAGGTGGTCAATACAACTCGCAAAATATGAATCAAGCTCGAGGACCCGGTCAGAATCAGGATCAAAACCATAGACAGAGTCAGAACCAAGCTCGAAACCAGGCCCAATCTCAAGCTCAGGTAAGATCACAATCTCAGGCACAAAGCCATGCGAGAGCCCAGACTCAGGCTCAAGCGCAGATCCAAGCACAGACACAAGCTCGGTCCAACAATAGAGGTAACTCACAACCACCAGTTGCACCAAAGCCTATGGTTGCcaaaccacctcctccaaaAAAGGTCAAGGAAGTAAGCTTTAAAAAGCCAGTTATTGCGCTACCAAAGTTTGTAACTGTGACCAattttgctgatattttgAAGCTGCGGTTCACAGATCTCCAAAAACGTATGAAAGCTCTGGGTTTCGAGGATGTCAACCAcgattttattattgacgAAGAGACAGCACATCTGATTGCTGATGAGCTGGGATATGAAGTGGTTATTAATGAAATTCAGGGTGCTGATTTATTTGCCGCTCCTTTACCGGAAGATATGTCAGGTGTGCCTCTGAGACCACCAATTGTCACTATCATGGGACATGTGGATCACGGTAAAACAACTGTCCTGGATTACCTCAGGAAATCCTCGGTAGCTGCTTCAGAACATGGTGGTATCACACAACATATCGGTGCATTTTCAGTAAAAATGGTTAATACAAAACGAGAGATCTGTTTCTTGGATACCCCAGGCCACGCTGCATTCCTTAATATGCGTCAAAGGGGTGCCAATATTACTGATATCGTTATCCTTATTGTAGCAGCCGATGATTCAGTAATGCCACAAACCAAAGAAGCCATTAAACATGCCAAAGCTGCGAATGTGCCAGTAATTGTGGCCATCAACAAAATAGATAGGCccgatgctgatgctgaaaagGTGCTTTCCGACCTGGCAGCAAACGGTGTTGAGATTGAGGATTATGGTGGAGACACGCAAACAGTCCGTGTTTCTGGAAAAACTGGTCAAGGAATTGACAAATTAGAGGAGGCTATTTTGACATTGTCGGAAGTTTTGGACATTAGATCGCCTCCAGATGGTAAGGTCGAGGGTTGGATCATTGAATCTCAGATGAAAAAGGGTCTTGGAAGCGTTGCCACTGTACTTGTAAGAAGAGGTACTCTTAAACCAGGAAGCGTCATTGTCGCTGGTACTAAGTACTGCAAGGTGCGAATGATCAAGAATGACCAAGGTAAAGTTGTGAAATCTGCTGGTCCAGGAACTCCAGTCGAGGTTCTTGGATGGAAAGAACTCCCCGAGGCAGGAGACGAGGTTTTAGAGGCGGAGTCAGAGCAGCTTGCAAAACAAGTAGTCGAGAATAGAATTGCTAGAGCagatcaaatcaaagagtCGCAAGATATTTTGGCAATTAATGAAAAGAGAAGGCAAATGCATCTCAACCAGCTCAAAGAGCAAGAAAGGGAGGAACGATTGAAACTGGGACTGCCTctggaagaaaaaatggctGAGCAGGATGCAGAAGCTGCCGAGAAGGGTTCTGAGAAGATAAACTTTATCATCAAAGCTGATGTCAGTGGCTCTGCCGAGGCTGTTAAGGACAGTATTGAAGGTCTTGGAAACGAAGATATACAGGCCTCTGTTCTTTACAGTGGAGTGGGAGACGTGACAGAAAGTGATGTGACTCGTGCTCAGACCTCGAACGCAGTTATCTTAACATTTAATGTCAAGGCTCCAAGAGAAGTCATGGCAGCTGCATCTAAAGCAAAAGTGGAGCTCATGTCTCACacaattatttatagacTGCTGGAAGAGGTATCTACCATGCTTGGCAGTAAGCTGAAACCAGATATTAAACACAAAGTTCTGGGTGAAGCATCGATTCGTGAGGTATTTTCTATCTCCACCAAAAAGTCAAAGCCACTGTTAATTGCCGGTTGTAAAGTAACTAACGGTATCTTAACACGTAAATCACCTGTCAAGGTATTACGTAATGGCAAAGTCGTCTATACTGGTGCTTTCACATCAATGAAACATCACAAAGATGAAGTAAAAGAGGCAAAGAAGGACTCCGAATGCGGTATTTCCTTTGAAAACTGGGACGATTTCAAAGAAGGCGATTCCATTCAGacttttgaagaaatcaTTGTGCCTAGAcatttataa
- the UGA4 gene encoding Uga4p (GABA (gamma-aminobutyrate) permease; serves as a GABA transport protein involved in the utilization of GABA as a nitrogen source; catalyzes the transport of putrescine and delta-aminolevulinic acid (ALA); localized to the vacuolar membrane; GO_component: GO:0000329 - fungal-type vacuole membrane [Evidence IDA] [PMID 14985124]; GO_component: GO:0016021 - integral component of membrane [Evidence IEA,IEA]; GO_component: GO:0016021 - integral component of membrane [Evidence ISM] [PMID 12192589]; GO_component: GO:0016020 - membrane [Evidence IEA,IEA]; GO_component: GO:0005774 - vacuolar membrane [Evidence IEA]; GO_component: GO:0005773 - vacuole [Evidence IEA]; GO_function: GO:0015171 - amino acid transmembrane transporter activity [Evidence IEA]; GO_function: GO:0015495 - gamma-aminobutyric acid:proton symporter activity [Evidence IGI] [PMID 8455553]; GO_function: GO:0015489 - putrescine transmembrane transporter activity [Evidence IGI] [PMID 14985124]; GO_process: GO:0003333 - amino acid transmembrane transport [Evidence IEA]; GO_process: GO:0006865 - amino acid transport [Evidence IEA]; GO_process: GO:0015812 - gamma-aminobutyric acid transport [Evidence IGI] [PMID 14985124]; GO_process: GO:0015812 - gamma-aminobutyric acid transport [Evidence IEP,IGI] [PMID 8455553]; GO_process: GO:0015847 - putrescine transport [Evidence IGI] [PMID 14985124]; GO_process: GO:0055085 - transmembrane transport [Evidence IEA]; GO_process: GO:0055085 - transmembrane transport [Evidence IGI] [PMID 8455553]; GO_process: GO:0006810 - transport [Evidence IEA]): protein MHVHHHQPEGPAAHVSEIGEVQVEQIQVNSVLTSKHIHPVITDHIVGADEEALAALGYKQEFKREFGLWSSFSVSFSLLGLLPSIASTLVYGLGYAGTAGMTSGWIGSMVGILAVACSMAELCSSMPTSGGLYYAAAVLAPPGWGPLAAWITGWSNWLCQVTSSPSIDYALASMMLALKSMHDPSYSASNYQIYLLTVAIMIVQSIISSMSTKFLARFNSAGTIFNSIALVIAFIVILAGNERDSPKFNKSSDVWGTIDNQTEWPNGIAMLMSFVAIIWTMSGYDAPFHLAEECSNAAVASPRAIVMTASIGGIFGWILQIAIAYTVTDINAVFEDELGQPFVTYLTQCLSNKLVNFITALTIVSAFFMGQASMIAASRVCYAYSRDGCFPASFIMATVNKYTGTPVNAVWFNTIIGCLLLLLIFAGDVAIGAIFSVGAIASYVAFTIPIAMRIFFARKTFRKGPWHLGNYSFPIGLLSCMFVLVMIPIMCFPWARGADNTPDQMNWTCVVYFGPMLIAISWYFIYARTFFKGPKVNIEHAIYDTADDQVVVNNPTGVYDGVETTPYHSSEKSKEV, encoded by the coding sequence ATGCAtgttcatcatcatcaaccaGAGGGACCGGCAGCTCATGTCTCTGAAATAGGAGAGGTGCAAGTGGAACAGATCCAAGTCAACTCAGTTCTCACATCCAAACACATCCACCCAGTTATCACAGATCATATTGTGGGTGCAGATGAAGAGGCATTGGCTGCTCTTGGTTATAAGCAAGAATTCAAGCGTGAGTTTGGATTGTGGTCTTCGTTCTCggtttctttctctttgttAGGTCTCTTGCCATCAATTGCATCTACACTCGTATATGGTCTTGGTTATGCCGGAACTGCTGGCATGACCTCAGGTTGGATCGGTAGTATGGTCGGTATTCTAGCAGTAGCCTGCTCCATGGCTGAATTATGTTCTTCTATGCCTACTTCGGGTGGTCTTTATTATGCCGCTGCTGTCTTGGCACCTCCTGGTTGGGGTCCTCTTGCTGCTTGGATCACTGGATGGAGTAACTGGTTGTGTCAAGTCacatcttcaccatctaTTGACTATGCTCTTGCCTCCATGATGTTGGCACTCAAGTCTATGCACGACCCTAGCTACAGCGCATCCAACTACcaaatctatttattaactgTTGCCATCATGATTGTTCAATCTATAATCTCATCAATGTCCACCAAGTTCTTGGCCAGATTCAATTCTGCTGGAACTATTTTCAACAGTATTGCTTTGGTCATCGCTTTCATTGTTATTCTTGCCGGCAATGAACGTGATTCTCCTAAATTCAATAAGAGTTCTGACGTTTGGGGAACTATTGACAATCAAACTGAATGGCCCAATGGAATTGCTATGCTTATGTCTTTTGTGGCTATCATTTGGACCATGTCTGGTTATGATGCCCCCTTTCACTTGGCCGAGGAATGTTCTAATGCTGCAGTTGCCTCGCCACGAGCTATTGTTATGACTGCTTCGATTGGTGGTATTTTTGGCTGGATTCTACAAATTGCTATCGCTTACACAGTCACTGATATCAACGCCGTTTTCGAGGATGAGCTCGGTCAGCCTTTTGTTACCTACCTGACCCAATGTTTGTCTAACAAGCTTGTTAACTTCATCACTGCTCTAACCATTGTCAGTGCCTTTTTCATGGGTCAAGCTTCGATGATTGCTGCGTCTCGTGTATGCTATGCCTACTCTCGTGATGGCTGCTTCCCAGCATCGTTTATTATGGCCACTGTCAACAAGTACACTGGCACACCAGTGAACGCTGTTTGGTTCAACACTATCATTGGATgtttgctcctgcttctcaTTTTCGCTGGTGATGTTGCCATTGGTGCTATTTTCTCAGTTGGTGCTATCGCCTCGTATGTTGCATTCACTATTCCTATTGCCATGAGAATCTTCTTCGCACGCAAAACTTTCAGAAAGGGCCCATGGCACCTTGGAAATTACTCTTTCCCCATTGGTCTCCTGTCATGTATGTTTGTCCTGGTTATGATCCCTATTATGTGTTTCCCATGGGCCCGTGGTGCTGACAACACACCTGACCAGATGAACTGGACCTGTGTGGTGTACTTTGGCCCCATGCTAATTGCCATCTCATGGTACTTCATCTATGCCCGCACCTTCTTCAAGGGACCCAAGGTCAACATCGAGCATGCTATTTATGACACTGCTGATGACCAAGTCGTGGTCAACAACCCTACTGGAGTATATGACGGTGTTGAGACAACCCCATATCACAGTAGCGAAAAGTCAAAAGAAGTCTaa
- the DBF4 gene encoding protein serine/threonine kinase activating protein DBF4: protein MDSTDRTPLKEQNTNTLRSPIKLVSSLDKQKARSTLASRTIVPQHVLNSRKRGLVQPTTATTTGASAPSATVDPNSLMYQSQHPANLQVHQQQQQQHHTGHHHNQHSSQHLHHQNQHHHQHRSQTHNQYQQQQQHSLASQQRHAREAREAREAALADSRDADEELRRWKEQWRKIMQSSVIYFDGIDQQNVDKVRGHLTSLGTQIQPFFERQVTHLVTKRSTSVDYPSTDVITKAKLLEMKVWSFDKLIRFLTHLLGSSPLERAFQPSTTNLSKLLKQEKLIGPSDRDMNAPTDSFKTFKGPYLLIWDPTHCFRPTLYKEFVKVVNDGEGDWPQFRQTPLGQCPFIYLSPKQIQMLEERSQERRKNLLSRQECGDREDEIEILDNAPGDDDEDNLGMDPDDEEQVTEETIGKRRRQGQDDGDIDLLTAATTRDIVEARYNEVSNGSLVSHAQPPHKKHIVDNSLQATYNTASRFYELAASGVNRSNMTSAVKSVAQSASGQSGTSTLAGGNGLAATVAQVPSRELANLQRKVLSRPSASVFGPIEEAKEYSQSASLGLNQDTAGTTGGNSSAHNSVSSRASGFAVRPSVPSKLDAQAAAAAAMSYKKKAPEPVRRAESKTQAKKRVGFCENCQIQFDDFDLHIISKRHRRFACDDQNFLTLDSIIGELQRQQL from the coding sequence ATGGATTCAACGGACAGAACTCCGCTCAAGGAGCAGAATACAAATACGCTGAGAAGCCCAATTAAACTGGTCTCATCTTTGGATAAGCAAAAGGCTCGGTCGACATTAGCTAGTAGAACCATTGTCCCTCAACATGTTTTAAATTCACGCAAGAGAGGTCTAGTTCAACCAACGACAGCAACAACGACAGGAGCATCAGCGCCTTCAGCGACTGTTGACCCTAATTCTCTAATGTACCAAAGTCAGCACCCTGCTAACTTACAAGtccatcagcagcagcagcagcagcatcataCAGGACACCATCACAATCAGCATTCTTCCCAGCATTTGCATCATCAaaaccagcatcaccatcagcatcgGTCCCAAACTCATAATcaataccaacagcaacaacagcattcGCTGGCGAGCCAACAACGCCATGCTCGTGAAGCGCGTGAAGCACGCGAGGCAGCACTGGCCGATTCGCGTGATGCCGACGAAGAGCTTCGTCGATGGAAAGAGCAATGGCGAAAAATCATGCAATCCAGTGTCATCTATTTCGACGGTATAGACCAGCAGAATGTCGACAAAGTCAGAGGCCACTTGACTTCACTAGGAACTCAGATCCAGCCTTTCTTCGAGCGGCAAGTCACTCATTTGGTTACGAAACGATCAACTTCAGTTGATTATCCATCAACAGATGTCATTACAAAGGCAAAACTACTAGAAATGAAGGTATGGTCTTTTGATAAGTTGATTCGGTTCTTGACCCATTTGCTTGGATCATCGCCTCTGGAAAGAGCTTTCCAGCCTAGTACTACCAACCTCTCTAAGCTTCTGAAACAAGAGAAGCTGATCGGTCCTTCTGATCGTGATATGAATGCACCCACGGACAGCTTTAAAACGTTCAAGGGTCCATACTTGCTGATTTGGGATCCTACACACTGTTTCCGGCCCACTTTGTACAAAGAATTTGTCAAAGTTGTTAATGACGGCGAAGGGGACTGGCCACAGTTCAGACAGACCCCTCTGGGACAATGTCCTTTTATCTATCTTTCTCCAAAACAAATCCAGATGCTTGAAGAGCGATCACAAGAGCGCAGAAAAAATCTGCTGTCAAGACAGGAATGTGGAGATCGCGAAGACGAAATTGAGATTCTAGACAACGCTCCGGGagacgacgatgaggacAATCTAGGCATGGACCCTGATGACGAAGAGCAGGTTACAGAAGAAACAATTGgcaagagaagaagacaggGTCAAGACGATGGTGATATAGACCTTCTCACCGCAGCTACTACTAGGGACATTGTAGAAGCCAGATATAACGAGGTATCAAACGGTTCACTAGTTTCTCATGCACAACCACCTCACAAAAAGCATATTGTTGATAATAGTCTGCAAGCAACCTACAACACTGCCAGTAGATTCTACGAGCTAGCAGCATCGGGCGTCAACCGCTCGAATATGACTTCTGCTGTGAAATCGGTGGCACAATCTGCAAGCGGTCAAAGCGGTACCAGTACATTAGCTGGTGGTAATGGACTTGCTGCCACTGTTGCACAAGTTCCATCCCGTGAACTAGCTAATCTTCAACGTAAAGTTCTCAGCCGGCCATCTGCTAGTGTGTTTGGCCCCATTGAAGAAGCCAAAGAATACTCGCAGAGCGCTTCATTGGGATTGAACCAAGACACTGCTGGTACGACCGGCGGAAACTCGTCTGCTCATAACAGTGTTTCGTCGCGTGCCAGCGGATTTGCTGTCAGACCATCAGTTCCCAGTAAACTCGATGCccaagcagcagcggctgcTGCCATGTCATACAAAAAGAAAGCACCCGAGCCTGTCCGACGCGCTGAATCAAAGACACAGGCAAAGAAGCGCGTTGGGTTCTGTGAAAATTGCCAGATCCAATTCGACGACTTTGACTTACACATCATCAGCAAGCGCCACCGCCGCTTTGCTTGCGACGACCAAAACTTCCTTACGTTAGACAGCATCATTGGAGAGCTCCAGAGACAACAACTGTGA
- the PST2 gene encoding Pst2p (Protein with similarity to a family of flavodoxin-like proteins; induced by oxidative stress in a Yap1p dependent manner; the authentic, non-tagged protein is detected in highly purified mitochondria in high-throughput studies; protein abundance increases in response to DNA replication stress; PST2 has a paralog, RFS1, that arose from the whole genome duplication; GO_component: GO:0005737 - cytoplasm [Evidence IDA] [PMID 14562095]; GO_component: GO:0005576 - extracellular region [Evidence IEA,IEA]; GO_component: GO:0045121 - membrane raft [Evidence IDA] [PMID 19064668]; GO_component: GO:0005739 - mitochondrion [Evidence IDA] [PMID 14576278]; GO_component: GO:0005739 - mitochondrion [Evidence IDA] [PMID 16823961]; GO_component: GO:0005886 - plasma membrane [Evidence IDA] [PMID 16622836]; GO_function: GO:0010181 - FMN binding [Evidence IEA]; GO_function: GO:0003674 - molecular_function [Evidence ND]; GO_function: GO:0016491 - oxidoreductase activity [Evidence IEA]; GO_process: GO:0008150 - biological_process [Evidence ND]; GO_process: GO:0045892 - negative regulation of transcription, DNA-templated [Evidence IEA]; GO_process: GO:0055114 - oxidation-reduction process [Evidence IEA]) translates to MAPAKVAIIYYSTYGHIRNLALSVQKGVKEAGLEADIFQIPETLPQEVLETIHAPPKSDDPIATNDTLKEYDAFLFGIPTRFGNFPSQWKAFWDGTGGLWASGALYGKYAGVFVSTGTQGGGQEVTILNSLSTLAHHGIIYVPLGYKNTFALLTNLEEIHGGSAWGAGQFAGPDGSRQASKLELEVAEIQGKSFAEHLSKINF, encoded by the coding sequence ATGGCTCCCGCTAAAGTCGCTATCATCTACTACTCTACCTACGGCCACATCCGTAACCTTGCTCTCTCTGTCCAAAAGGGTGTCAAGGAAGCTGGTTTGGAGGCCGACATCTTCCAAATCCCTGAGACTCTTCCTCAAGAGGTTTTGGAGACCATCCACGCCCCTCCCAAGTCTGACGACCCCATTGCTACCAACGATACCCTCAAGGAGTACGATGCCTTCCTCTTCGGTATCCCTACCAGATTCGGTAACTTCCCCTCTCAATGGAAGGCCTTCTGGGATGGTACTGGTGGTCTCTGGGCCTCTGGTGCTCTCTACGGCAAGTACGCTGGTGTCTTCGTCTCCACTGGTACCCAAGGTGGTGGTCAAGAAGTCACTATCCTCAACTCCCTCTCTACCTTGGCTCACCACGGTATCATCTACGTTCCCCTCGGTTACAAGAACACCTTTGCTCTACTTACTAACTTGGAAGAAATCCACGGTGGTAGTGCCTGGGGTGCCGGTCAATTCGCTGGTCCTGACGGTTCTCGTCAAGCCTCCAAGCTCGAGCTTGAGGTCGCTGAGATCCAAGGTAAGAGCTTTGCCGAGCACCTTTCCAAGATCAACTTTTAA